The Microscilla marina ATCC 23134 genome has a window encoding:
- a CDS encoding tetratricopeptide repeat protein has translation MRQLYKLCVFSAVIVMSCMAHIAQAQDTPAKLLKQGKEKSAAKEYKAAIALFDQAIKLDGKFKKAYYHRGMAHFKLEDLQEAVADFNRIIAIDAKNAMAYAGRAQVKYEAGDNEGACEDIKKAGELGFAESSVYIKKYCR, from the coding sequence ATGAGACAATTATACAAACTATGTGTTTTTTCGGCGGTAATCGTTATGAGCTGTATGGCACACATTGCACAAGCACAAGATACACCCGCTAAATTGCTTAAACAAGGTAAAGAAAAAAGCGCAGCTAAAGAATATAAGGCGGCGATTGCTTTATTTGACCAGGCAATAAAACTTGATGGCAAGTTTAAAAAAGCATATTACCATCGTGGAATGGCGCACTTTAAACTTGAAGACCTTCAGGAAGCAGTAGCAGACTTTAATCGTATCATTGCCATCGATGCAAAAAATGCGATGGCGTATGCAGGCAGAGCCCAGGTGAAATATGAAGCAGGTGATAATGAAGGGGCTTGTGAAGACATAAAAAAAGCTGGAGAGCTAGGATTTGCAGAATCTAGTGTATATATAAAGAAGTACTGTCGCTAA
- a CDS encoding tetratricopeptide repeat protein produces MFFFKLNSLSFIIIITIIVGCVSGRKGADAYFKSGNIKAYQGDYKGAVKDFGRALKVNPMHAKAYLGRSNVKYNLKNYRGAIEDCNTAIQLNPDLIDAYFNLGISYYELKKYKEAVSKLSTSIRRKPNDPEAYYIRGKAKMYLGDTLGACNDWQYAASMSYIRAAKIQKKYCTGFSKNSAMEEEAPAQVREIRDNR; encoded by the coding sequence ATGTTTTTTTTCAAATTAAATAGTTTATCATTTATAATCATCATCACTATTATTGTCGGGTGTGTGTCTGGCCGTAAAGGAGCAGATGCCTATTTTAAATCGGGCAACATTAAAGCATATCAGGGAGACTACAAAGGAGCCGTGAAAGACTTTGGTAGGGCATTAAAAGTAAACCCTATGCACGCCAAGGCATACCTAGGACGCTCTAATGTAAAGTATAACTTAAAAAACTACAGAGGAGCAATTGAAGATTGCAATACAGCCATACAACTCAACCCCGATTTGATAGACGCTTACTTTAATCTGGGTATTTCATATTATGAACTCAAAAAATATAAAGAAGCAGTAAGCAAGCTAAGTACATCTATTAGGCGTAAGCCAAACGACCCTGAGGCTTATTATATCAGAGGCAAAGCAAAAATGTATTTGGGCGATACACTGGGTGCTTGCAACGATTGGCAATATGCTGCCAGTATGAGTTATATCAGAGCGGCAAAAATACAAAAGAAATATTGTACAGGTTTTAGTAAAAATTCTGCAATGGAAGAAGAAGCCCCAGCACAAGTAAGAGAAATAAGAGATAATAGGTGA